GTTGCACACCTTGGCGCCATGATCAATCCAAAACTTCAACAAACTTTTCTTGGTTTTCCCTAAGGAATATTCGTCCCACCGCTCAATCAAAAAGAAATAAGATCACCTTTTCAACTTTAACAAGGACTCAAAAGAGACAATCCATAACTATGTCAGGAGGCTCAAGGCGAAGAAGGTCAATATCGGCGAATGTGATGATACAATAACCAAGGCAGCATTCAGAAAAAATAATCTAGCTGACCACCCTTTGTCTGGAGAGTTGATCATGGGTTAAGATTTTATCCTGGGAATCTCTtatattttgactaaaaagcatGCACCATGGGATGAAGCTAAACGAGCCCAAAAAGCTTCCGAGCAATCTTAAAATGACTCAGATGCAGTTTAGAAGAAGATAGATGAGAAGCAACCCAACATGAACAAGTCAGGGAACAAACTATTGACTTTTTATTTTCTAACCCAGGCTTTGATACgaagaagagaatgctttgaatAATAATTGTATTCTTCTCAATGAGAGTACATATATAAGGTGTGCAATCCTAAcgtaaataggaaaaaaaaaactaattacacGAGATTAATATCTTTTAAGAATACTACCTAAAATACAAAGTCAACACAAATCCAAGGACAGTTGCCTAGTAAAAGAAGGCCCAATGCCAAAGTCAGTCACCAAGTTGCCACCACCCAGATTCTTTGTGACTTGAAAAATGAATCTTGGTTCAAGCTGCCATCAACCGTGAAAGGAGACACCGCCAAGTTGAATCAAACAAAGTATTGCACATTCCATCATGGTCTAGGCCACATAACTAACAGTTGCATAAAATAGAAAGAATACATTGAGAGGCTAATGAAGGAAGATAGGTGCTACAAGTACCTAGACAAGTAAGCATCACATCCCATGTGAGATGCGAAAACTAACACTGAACCCCCTCCAAAGGTGATTCGGATCAATAGCATCTTCGTCGAGTCTAAACATTTGGTGGCCACCCACAATTCCAAGAAGATGAGGATCGAACAGACAAGATCTTTTTCCTAGATTTAAGTTACGAATATGGCACCTAGCCAATCATTGGCTTCACTGAGCAAGACGTCGAGGGAATAAAATTTCTCCACGACGACACCATGATGATTTTGGTTCAACTAGCCCATGCCATGGTTGATAGGATGATGGTTGAGAACGGCATGACAGTGAACATACCCAACTGTCGATGATTGAGAGGATGGGCATGGAAAGTACTATCAAACACAATGCAAATGTCTTAACCGGATTCAACGATTTCACCTTGGTTGCCATTGGCATGATTGTGCTTGACATACTCACCCCTCTAATTGTCTCCTCATAGACATTCATGATCGTCATGGACCCAGCCCTTCATAATGGAATTTTGGGCCAACCTTGGCTCGTGAAAATCAGAACTATGACATTCATTTGTGGTTGACATGATCCAAAAccattcatacattcatttgtagtcGAGGAAATGGATGAATATGGTTTCAAATTTGCgtgatttttggtagacaaGATCTTTGAGGTAATGATTAAAATATAGAcatttggatcattgaaatagTGAGCTCCATAAATGTAAGTAAAAAACGTGTGCCCCGAATCCTAACCCATATAtgtagggctgggcacgggccgggccgggcccaaaTTTGGAAGAACCGGACCTACCCGTTTTAAAATGTAACGGGCCGGGTGTAGGGATTTTAAGTTTGGGAACCGGACCTAACCCGGCCCGTAtcaaacgggccggttcgggacgggtccacgggtccaataacttttttttttttttttttttttaatctggtTATGGGCATACTAAGATTGAAGCAGAATGAGGTGTGGTTCCAGTGCTGACGAAAAGGAAGAAGCTTGTAGAACCAAATAGCAGAATGAGGTTATGTGCATACCAAGTAGAATTGCTTATACGAAACCCCTGTCAAATTTGAGGATACACAAAAGAACCAGGAAAGAAGCAACTAGGAAAGGTATCAGTAGTTTTACGAAACCCCTGTCAATGGAAATCAATATTTGTTTCACAACATGATGCAATTTCTCTCACATAACTGTCGATTCAATAGTATCATCAGTGCGTCTTAAACTCTCGAACTTTTATCCTAATAGTCCTCTTACCATCTTTCACCAAAACACCCAAACTAACAAATCACACAATTAGAATTAGATAAAGAGATTCTAAATCCAAATTAGCACAAATGCTGAAGACCATTACCGTGGTGTCCTTGACTTGCAACAGCATGCAAGGGATCAAACCCGGACCGGTTCTTCTTCGTAACGGTCTCCCGATTCGAATATTTCAATAGCTCCTTAACCACATCAAGGTGCCCTTTATCCGCCGCCGTGAACAAAGCCGTCTCTCCCAACTCATTGACCTCATTCACTACCGCCGCCCGAACCTCAGCCACCTCCATATCAAACCCCGCACCGCTAACTGTCCCCACAATCTGCGAATCGATATCGCCGAGAATCTTCTTCACGGCGGCTAGATCCGCGCGCTGAGCCGCCAAGTGGAGCTCTGTGTCGTTGTGCCGCCCGGTGACCTGCTTCAAGTACTTCTTCTTCCCCTCCTGGTCCATCCGCTTTCCGGAGTTGGAAAGCACCAAAGCCGGCGCCGATGTCGTGGAAGCCTGGAATTCCCATCGGTCCGGATCAACCTTTCTGAAACCCTGCATGCATTCAGTTGATGAGCAAGCCTTGAAATTTCCTGAACAAGGATGTAATCCGCAATCCCAACTAAggatttaataaaataaaaccatgaTTCATGACCAACAGAAGAAAGGGAATTGCGtaacaaagttaaaaacctGTAATCGTATATATGATTCTGATTAATTCCTAATTTCCTACACTAAACCCAAAAGAATTACAGTACTAAGcaagcaaaaacaaaagaaaaattccaTAAACAAAAAGAACCCGTCTGCAATTTCAGCATAACATGAAGAACGATCCAAGAAAACTCATGCTTTTTTTCAGTACTTACATATGTATTGAGCTGACGAATGAAGCTGGAGAAGTTACTGTGCTTGAAGTATCGAGGAAGAAGAGTGACGGAGAACTTGTGATAGTCCCACACAACGAAGCTGTTGCGAGCTTTGCTCCAGGAAACAATGGCGTCCGTGGAAGGATCCTCCACCATTTCAAACGTCTTCGTGAGAAACGGCGGCGGACCCACCTCGTGCAGCCCCTCTATTGGCTGCGGCGAGAAGCTTGAGGACGACGAAGACGATGAGCCCACGGTGCATGTCACAACCTCTTCCTCTTTCACCAACACTCCATCCATGGTTATTGGTTTCCCCAAATTAGCTATTAGCAGGAATCTCAGCACCAAAAGACTGGATTTTTACATGTGGAAGAGGATTTTGAGAATTGGATTTCTGGATTTGTGCAGTCATCGGACCCTTCTCTAAATCCCCATCACCTCCTACAAGTGAACACTGAAGTCGTGTCGTGTCGGAGAAGGTGGACGGAGGAGCGGCGCCGCGAATTTGAGAAAGTGTTGGAGTGTTggagagattgagatttgagactGAACACTGAAGTCTGAAACTGATTTGGAAACCTAGGTTACAAATTAACGGTTCAGATTGAATGATAGGTTATCATTCAATCTCAACCGTTGATTATAATATGAAACGGGCCGGTCCGGGGCCCCGTTTTTCTAAGGTGTAGGAACCGGCCCGCCCCGTAAATAACCATGCCCCggcccgccccgccccgtttgttcccaaaaaaaaagggacccgGCCCGTACCCGCCCCGAACCCGCCCCGAACCTACACTACCCGCCCTTACCCGCGGTTCCtttacccgtttgcccacccctacatATATGTATAGGTTGATTTGGATAGATGAAATTGATTATTGGGCCAATATTCCCTTTCTAATATTTTAGCATGTATAACCCATATATGTATAGGTTGATTTGGATAGATGAAATTGATTATTGGGCCAATATTCCCTTTCTAATATTTTAGCATGTATAACCCATATATTTATGGGTTGATTTATATAGATGAAGTTGATTATTGGGTCAATATGCCCTTTTTAATAGTTTAGCATGTACAGTAGGGTCTATACCCTCTTTTGTTTAGTGGGGTCTACATTCTCTtttgttacattttttttttttttttgtttagtacAATTGGTTAGGAACTCATATttaatttgaacttaaaacttctcacttataTGAAGACAAAGATAATTACTGCCAACAAACAGAAGTGCTTGCCGAGAAGGAGAAAAGGGCAGAGGTTGGCCTAACGActagggctgggttcggtttttttcggttcggttttttctcaaaaccgaaccgaaccgaaattttggttcggttcggttcggttcaaatttttttcggtttttttcggttcggttttttttcggtttggtttttctcggttcggtttcggtttttttcggttttttttttttttttttttttttttttctccctccaaaattattattaaaaaaaaaaggaaatatgaaAGTTCACATTCATATTAATAGGCCAGGCggaatgaaaaataaggaggaggagggttagggttacagttaagggttttgttaaaaagattaaaaaattaaaaaaaatctcacaaatcctggaggcatgagggttcaaacccatgcctccatgcttgtaaagtttcactgaaaccaacttggcaacaggttctattttgttatgattgtatgactaaactatttataaatattcaaaaaaattatatatatatatatatatatatatcggttcggttcggtttccgagcctcaaaaaccgaaaccgaaccggtcagattcggttcggttcggtttgacaatttcggttcggtttttttcggtctcGGTCCGgtttggttttcggtttttttcggttttttgaacccacccctactaACGACGGTTGTCGAACAACAGATTTGTAggagttttgaatgaaaaataaactaGGCTTTTCCTCACATAACGAAGGTTGAGGGttgggccttgggccttgggcCTTTTGGCCTCCGGTGACTTGAAACAAAAGCCATTGGTTTTTTAATCAATGCACCTTATAAACATCAATTCAATTTCAATTGGACGTTGAGGAATTTCATCTTTACCAGAAAGGATATAACTGCTCTTGACAGTCGCAACGGCAGTTCAAGAAAGGTGTTTCAAGTCTTTGTAAACGCAACCTTCTCCAAGCACAAAGTACATCAACAAAAGACCCTATCTTTCCATTATCATgctattatatttttcttgagaaaaacaCTTGTACGTTCGCCACTTTCAAGTTCCTGGTGTTAGGAATTGGATTAGATAAGAGTAATCCTTGTGGACAAGGCCTAACGAAGTACAAGCATCCGAGTAGATGCGAAATTCTGTCTATAGAGGACATTGCAACAATCCGCAAGCCTCTATCTATTCATATTGTCAGTTTTGGAAACtcacttctttttcttattGGTAGTTCCGATCTCACTTTCATATACTGTTATAAGATTTGTATGTATGCATATTTATGGTCTTAGAAGTTGATTTGAATTAATCATAAGTATCTGATACTATATATCGAATCATATCAATCCGTTAGTTATTGTTATATCATACTTACATTCTTATATCATTAATAAAGTTGCTATAACTTTAGCTTCGActattatattgaattttttgttgttatactTTTATATCGTTACATTGCTTAAATTCTGACCGGGCTCCAACCAGATTTCGCCGAAACGCGAGAGAGAGTTCCATCATGAGGGATGGAGTGACGGAATGCGTATGTCAAGTCCGTATCTACTAAGCCTTGAATAAGAATGGTGTTTTTTACTTGCAAGCAACGTGTGCTTAAACGTTTTCTTTGCAAGCTACCTTAGCTTGAACTTTGAAGTGACCAAGTAATCAACGTCCACGTCATCCCTTGGCTTGCTTGTACATAAATATTCAAGTGTTTTTCCTGCAAACATCTCCACACGTAAATGGCATGAACAAGTCAGGCAGAACCCTTCAAAACCTATCCATATAAATAAACTTATAATATGGTCGACTTCAAGCCATCGATCATCCTTGAACATATTCAGAGATCATTACTTAACATCTCAGGCAGGTGACAATTAGGGTGGAAGTTCATCAATATGCCTAGGAATGAGTTCTGGGGTTTCAACAAATTGAGAAACATTCTTGAACTACTTCGTCGCAATAGATCTTCGATTGGCAAGGCATCGCCTGGACCGTTCCCAGCTACAGCAGTTTCTAAGGTTGACCAGGGTTATTCGATACAGCAAGGCTTACGGTATTTAAGTGTCAACAGCAAACCATGGACAAAACTCGATACAAAAATGTAAGGATTAGTCTTTGATTAATGGTCTCAAATTATATGCTAGTTGATCTCCTCCGTTAAACATTAGTTTTCTCTTCCAGATGATagaaaaatgaataatttttcTGCTTGATAATTCTACACTCATATATTATAGGGTAAACAGTGGAAAGGAAAAGGCTCAACAATTACAACCAGCAGCAACTCCTACTAGGCTCGGCATCGGTCAAAGGTATGAACTGATTCTCAGACATGTAAAATTTTGTCCATAGATCTTCCAAAGAAGACCAAATAGAACCAGCTCACTCAATTCGCGTCTGATCCTGCATGATTTCTCGTCTTTCCCTGCattaattgttcttcaaattagAAATCGAACTGTTTTTTTAATCTCCAGATCAAAGTTTCTATGATTCTATCTCTCTAGCTATatctattttttctttgtttggaaAAGTATACATGCTATAAAGTATAAACCAATATTTTAACATGCTGACAAACCAATGGATACTAAAGTACGCTTCTAATTTAGTATCCAATACATGCAGGGTAAAATGGATTTTGGGATCCATATTGGCACTAATCCTTCCTTTTTGGATTCAGAATTGGGGAAAACTCAAAAGGATTGAAGGTACGGAAAATCTTTTTCGTTTGAACCGGTCATGTACATAGGatcaataaataatacaaattgaaaataaatttgttttgtaCAGGAGAGGCAGAAATGGTTGTGGAAGAGGTAGAGAAAGTAGTCGAGGTTGTAGAAAGGGTGGCAACTGTGGCGGAGAAGGTGTCCGAGGACGTTGCCGACGAACTCCCTGATAATACCAAACTAAAGGAAAAGGTTTTACTGGCAGAACATGTTTTCAAAGTGGCTGCTAAAGATGCTAAACTAGCTGAAGATTTCATTCACAAGGTCTTGCAATGGCAATTCATCCCCCATCTTAATTTCTTCGTatattttatttacattttatatgcttcatttttttttttttccctttctttttatgGGGTTTTTTTTAGCATCTATATGCGCATTTGACTGATTTATAACtctattattttaaaataataggTGGAAACATTGAAGCATGATCTGGAAGACTTGGAGACAATAGCAGAATCCATTGTTGATAATAATAACCATAAGATTGGGAAATGAAGGAAAGAAAATGACTATTTGGAAAGAACCGATCCCCAAGACATGTACATATTCTTGTACAATTTCTTGATAATATATCACTTGAGAATATGATGTTCAATCGACACATTGGCGCTCTAACTGGTTTGATTCTCATTGTTTGTAGGCTTCACCACTTGACCTTCGAAGAAGCTTAGTGAATCCTTTGATTTGTTGTTTGTAAGGCGTGTCACCGTTGACTTTTGTCAACAGAAAGGATACATAAATGTATTTGTGATACTTGTGCCACAAGGAAATAAAACTCCCTTATCAAATGATTGTGTCAAAGCTTGGTTCGATTTTGACTCTTTTTAATGTCTTGTATGTTAAGGACTTTAATTGTTTTTCGATATAATACTAGAAACTACAAAGATGGGGTTGGACATAATCAAACACATTACTTCAATCATTCACAGCAAAAGGTAAAGACAGTAAGTAACAAGTACAGAACTGAAACTGATATTGATAATACCGAATATCACAAGATAAGTAAAGTACATACACAAATgaacttaaaaatatatatataactctTATTGGATTGAATTCAAGACCATTAGATTGGAAAAGTTGCTTTCTTGTAAAGGGTTTCATCCAAAGAGACAAACTTATCTAATGGCCGGTAAATCGATACTACACAAAGATATGGTAGTAGAGCAAATTTTAATTGGTCTTAAGAGTCTAAATGAAAGGATTCCTAGAGTTCTAAAGTCTTGGTTTCAAGTGGTCTTTTGGCAAGGAAGAAGGAATGAAACAAGTGAAGTGAGAGAACTTTGGTTTGAAACTTGTAGTTTGTTTCATTGAATGATTCGTGTGTCCTTTGCTTTGCGCATTTAATTTGTATCTATCAACCTTTTACTTCCTTCTTCAATGCTTCTTATGTCTTCATTTGAAGTCGACGTAGGATTACTTTTTAGAAAGTAAGCACCAATAAAAAGTAATCACCAATAGAAAGTAATCCAAAATATATGGGCTGTGAATCTAGATTAGCCTAACCAAGACGATGATTTTGCTTAAATTTATGATCACTTTGCctccaaaaacaccaaagtTCTTTACATGCAATGCTACTAGCTTCGAGAGTGAAAAATGGTGCTTGACATCTTTGATTAGTCAAAAGTAATTCGGACGGTCATTTAATATTATGGTCTAATAATATTCTTTTtcgcttgtaagtgagaggttttaggttcgattcttatcaaaagtgaatttgaactacattattgctagtccattgtgacgCTTAACTCACTTCCTCTCCTTAGcgaatattaatattatttgttaaaaaaataataatttgggtTGTACTGTTCATTTAAAGTAAATTAAAGGCCCAAACTCCATTTCCTATGCGAATCATCTTATTTGGCCAATAATATTTTTAGTGTAAACAGTGTTGTTAATATGGCGCTGATGTTCAATTGTTATATAATTGTCCACATTGTTTGTGTTGCTCCATGTCTTATACCATTCAGGATATAACTAGTTTGGGTCGTCTGATTTCAATCAAGCGGTACCCAAAACTATGCTTTGTTCGTGTCCTTCAGTCCAAAAGATGCTCAAGTACAAGATAAAACAGGATCCAAATATTGGATTTTGTATAAATACTAGTACTATGGTATAGTAGTATTCATTTTTATCGataaatgagagattttagatttgattcacatcaaaaacgaatttaaactatattattaTTAGCTTATTGTGATTTGTAAGATTAAGCTCAACCCCTTTCCTCAGAGAAGATAATATGGTTGGGTAAGAAAACAAACAAGTCGGATTCGGGTAGACCCGTTTCTTGCAGCTTGCAACTAGTGAGGGAGATTATTACAAATTATACGGCAGTTCGCTTGGTTGAGCACGAGACACACCAACCACCACTGAAGAAGAacgcggagagagagagagagagagagatcggaGACCCCAAACTTCTTCTAAGATCGCGACGACGTCGTCCCAGATCCACGCTCCATAATGTCTTCAACATTCAGTGGCGATGAAACGGCGCCGTTCTTCGGCTTCCTCGGCGCTGCTGCTGCCCTCGTTTTCTCATGTAACTAAACTCTAACTTCAATCTCGCTTTTTCTCTGTGTTTTTCTCTTTGCAATGTCTTTGGCTCCTGAGAAAGTTTAGATCTAGTTTGGATTTGATCATCTGCTCCATTCGGCTGTCAATTGAACTTGGTTTTTATAATATCAAGGAATTAACTGAATAACTTGGATTTTCTTGCTTAAATTTTTGGTTAATTATCATTTGGGACCCTGAAAGTACAAATCTTTTGCTAGAAAGGGGCTAAATTTGACTATTATTATTCATTTAATGGTCGGATGATATGCTTTGTGGAGTTTGTTAACATGGATCTCAAACCCCATTACTCAAAAGAGGCTGATTGATCTGTTTCGCTTGGTTTATACATCATATGTTCATGTATTGCCCAAAATTTTAGAATCCCAAATATAGGTTTAGTGTGCTTGATATAAAGGCGGCTTCGTTGGGGATTTGTTTTTCAAGGTATGGGAGCTGCCTATGGCACAGCAAAGAGTGGTGTTGGTGTGGCATCCATGGGGGTGATGAGGCCTGAGCTGGTGATGAAATCCATTGTTCCGGTCGTTATGGCTGGAGTTTTGGGTATTTATGGCCTTATTATTGCTGTTATCATCAGTACTGGGATTAACCCAAAGGCCAAGTCATACTACCTCTTTGATGGTTATGCACATCTCTCTTCTGGTCTTGCTTGCGGTCTCGCTGGACTCTCTGCTGGAATGGCAATTGGTATTGTTGGCGACGCTGGTGTAAGGTATAAGTTCCGCCATTTAAGTGCATATGCATATACATAATTGTTTCTTGTTGCTTGCtggtgtttgtttttattttttattttttattttttttgtatgctATATCTAGACGCTAAAAATAAGTATCATTGGAGTAGATCCTGTACAAATTATTACccctttttctgtttcttttcgaTTAGTACTGTCCTTTTATCAAAGGCAGATAATAATTAGGGTGGCCATTTATCCTATAAACATGCTTTTCAGCAGTGAACAAAGTTGATCTAACTGCACAAATAGCAATGGTGGTATTTCTTGTTTCCCTTTCTTATATATGTTTCTTACATCAACTTCTGGGTTATAGAGTTCGTTGTTCAGCTTTTTGTTACTGACTGTCACTATGAACCGAATTACTTAACCTATTGATAATTCCGGAATTAATATGCAAAGCAGATTTTCACCcaagactaaatttatagataaagaGATTGGTCTGATAAGGGATTATCATTACTATTGTCATTGTAAACTGGAAATCCAAGGAAGGATATTAAACCCCAGAGTTCATTTTAATTTGGAAAGTTGAAGTCCAATCCAAGGATTGTAACTTAAAGCCGTGACAGATTAGAACTAAAATCAATGATAAATCTTGGTCTGGAAATGGATAATGAAAACATTGTAAACTATTCATGGGCTGATAAATTTAATGTTTGTGGCAATGTGAAAAGTTATAAAGTCCAAGGTCAGAATAGTATCTTAACTCTAGTAAAACATATTTCTCTGAATATAGGTCCAAATGTCAATGTATGTTTGACATGTAAGATGAAAATATCATTCTCAAGAACAACTATTGAGATTGATTCTTATTAGGGCTTGGAATCAGTTGAGATTTAATATTAAAGTTGTCTTTGACAACTAGTATGGTGTTTTGGTATAACTGTAATCTGTAGTGCCCTGAATATGATTCTAATGTCTCATGTGTATCTGTCACGCGTCTCAGAAAGTAGTAACAGTGACGGAGTTTGTAACTAGTATAATTTGGTAGACAACTGGTATAGTGTTTTACTATAACTTGACAGCGTGGGTCAATAGCAGTGAACATGAAAAGATGGCTCGTAAAGTTTTCATGGCTCTGTGAAGCTAGTTTTCGTCACTTGAGAGCAGAAGTGCAGAACAACTaaagttttgtttggttgttgtgCTTCATAGATATCCCCTAATCTTTCCTTAAATGTTTCTATGTGATTTGAGATTTAGTCTCAACCTAATTATAATTAGTGAAGCACCTCCGGAGTAACCGAGCTTGTTTTGCAGAGCTAATGCACAGCAGCCAAAACTCTTTGTTGGGATGATCCTCATTCTCATCTTTGCTGAAGCACTGGCCCTCTACGGCCTCATTGTTGGCATCATCTTGTCTTCTCGATCAGGGCAATCCAGAGCGGACTAAGAAGTGACCGTGCGTCATTGATTGCTTATTAATGGCACTTCAAGGGGAAAACTTTTGGCTGCTCTCAGGTTGGTGGTTGGATGCTGCTCGCTGGTTCCGAAAGATTATGTTCGTGCAAGTAACGGGCCTTGCCTTGTAGTAGTAAgattgaagttttcattcaacaGAATAAAAGCGTTTGAAGCTGTTAAGGTTTTTTCATCTTTTGGTGAATTTTTCCGCGAGAACCATATGACCTGGTATAGATCCATAATTCTAAAACTAGTGCATGTTAATGGATAGAATTCACTTTTATCAAATTCACATTATTGTAGCAATATTATTTTAGGAAtcaaacttaaggtacttaATTCCTTGTATTTGTAAAGCGGCAGCACAT
This genomic stretch from Pyrus communis chromosome 2, drPyrComm1.1, whole genome shotgun sequence harbors:
- the LOC137727075 gene encoding uncharacterized protein, whose protein sequence is MPRNEFWGFNKLRNILELLRRNRSSIGKASPGPFPATAVSKVDQGYSIQQGLRYLSVNSKPWTKLDTKMVNSGKEKAQQLQPAATPTRLGIGQRVKWILGSILALILPFWIQNWGKLKRIEGEAEMVVEEVEKVVEVVERVATVAEKVSEDVADELPDNTKLKEKVLLAEHVFKVAAKDAKLAEDFIHKVETLKHDLEDLETIAESIVDNNNHKIGK
- the LOC137725239 gene encoding V-type proton ATPase 16 kDa proteolipid subunit; the protein is MSSTFSGDETAPFFGFLGAAAALVFSCMGAAYGTAKSGVGVASMGVMRPELVMKSIVPVVMAGVLGIYGLIIAVIISTGINPKAKSYYLFDGYAHLSSGLACGLAGLSAGMAIGIVGDAGVRANAQQPKLFVGMILILIFAEALALYGLIVGIILSSRSGQSRAD